A window from Theropithecus gelada isolate Dixy chromosome 1, Tgel_1.0, whole genome shotgun sequence encodes these proteins:
- the RPL11 gene encoding 60S ribosomal protein L11 isoform X1 → MAQDQGEKENPMRELRIRKLCLNICVGESGDRLTRAAKVLEQLTGQTPVFSKARYTVRSFGIRRNEKIAVHCTVRGAKAEEILEKGLKVREYELRKNNFSDTGNFGFGIQEHIDLGIKYDPSIGIYGLDFYVVLGRPGFSIADKKRRTGCIGAKHRISKEEAMRWFQQKYDGIILPGK, encoded by the exons ATGGcg CAGGATCAAGGTGAAAAGGAGAACCCCATGCGGGAACTTCGCATCCGCAAGCTCTGTCTCAACATCTGTGTTGGGGAGAGTGGAGACAGACTGACCCGAGCTGCCAAGGTTTTGGAGCAGCTCACAGGGCAGACCCCTGTGTTTTCCAAAG CTAGATACACTGTCAGGTCCTTTGGCATCCGGAGAAATGAAAAGATTGCTGTCCACTGCACAGTTCGAggggccaaggcagaagaaatCTTGGAGAAGGGTCTAAAG GTGCGGGAATATGAGTTAAGAAAAAACAACTTCTCAGATACTGGAAACTTTGGTTTTGGGATCCAGGAACACATCGATCTGGGCATCAAGTATGACCCAAGCATTGGTATCTACGGCCTGGACTTCTATGTG GTGCTGGGTAGGCCAGGTTTCAGCATCGCAGACAAGAAGCGCAGGACAGGCTGCATTGGGGCCAAACACAGAATCAGCAAAGAGGAGGCCATGCGCTGGTTCCAGCAGAAG TATGATGGGATCATCCTTCCTGGCAAATAA
- the RPL11 gene encoding 60S ribosomal protein L11 isoform X2, whose protein sequence is MADQGEKENPMRELRIRKLCLNICVGESGDRLTRAAKVLEQLTGQTPVFSKARYTVRSFGIRRNEKIAVHCTVRGAKAEEILEKGLKVREYELRKNNFSDTGNFGFGIQEHIDLGIKYDPSIGIYGLDFYVVLGRPGFSIADKKRRTGCIGAKHRISKEEAMRWFQQKYDGIILPGK, encoded by the exons ATGGcg GATCAAGGTGAAAAGGAGAACCCCATGCGGGAACTTCGCATCCGCAAGCTCTGTCTCAACATCTGTGTTGGGGAGAGTGGAGACAGACTGACCCGAGCTGCCAAGGTTTTGGAGCAGCTCACAGGGCAGACCCCTGTGTTTTCCAAAG CTAGATACACTGTCAGGTCCTTTGGCATCCGGAGAAATGAAAAGATTGCTGTCCACTGCACAGTTCGAggggccaaggcagaagaaatCTTGGAGAAGGGTCTAAAG GTGCGGGAATATGAGTTAAGAAAAAACAACTTCTCAGATACTGGAAACTTTGGTTTTGGGATCCAGGAACACATCGATCTGGGCATCAAGTATGACCCAAGCATTGGTATCTACGGCCTGGACTTCTATGTG GTGCTGGGTAGGCCAGGTTTCAGCATCGCAGACAAGAAGCGCAGGACAGGCTGCATTGGGGCCAAACACAGAATCAGCAAAGAGGAGGCCATGCGCTGGTTCCAGCAGAAG TATGATGGGATCATCCTTCCTGGCAAATAA